The genomic DNA ATTGTGGTTGCTCGTGCGACTTGAACGATGAGTTTTTCTGATACTATTGAATACCTTTTCCGCCTGTTCCTCTTCCTGTGCATTGGTGGAATCTTTGGCTGTTGTGTCTCTTGCTATTGTGTCAAACTTCGCCTTGTTATTGTCTGCTAAGTTTGAATCTGGCTCAATAGCTGTCTGTGTATATTCTGGATCGTTCTTGTGTTGTCCGTAATAAAAGAAGCCAAAGGCGACAAGGAATATCGTACCAAGAATGATAAAGGCAACCATACCACGACCTAAGGTTGGGTCGTTGTCGTTATCATTATTATTCAGTGGTGTATTGCAATAAGGACAATTCTTTTCCTTCTCATTCACCTCATTATTACAATTTCGACATTTCATATTTTCTTTCTTTATCTTTGATTTCCATCGGCAAAGGTAAAAGAAAAGGTAGAGATGACAAAACGATTTGGCTTTTTATTCGTTTCTTCTTTCTTTTTTGTATCTTTGCAGGGATTTTACAAGATTATATTATCATATTAAAAATAGAACAGAAGGAGTTTTTTCGATATGAAAAAGACATTGATAATTATATGTTTCCTGACTTGTTGGCTGTGTGTTTCTGCTCAAAGCCTGCGTGAAGTGTGGATAGAAATGCCAGATAGCGTACTACCTTATCTGAGTAAAAGTCAGCGTACTGAATTGGTTGACTATGTTGATATGAAAGCTGACCCAGCTGTCTTGAATGTTTTTGGTGATTCTGTTCGGATAGAGCGTATGACCAATAACTATCTTTTAGTTAAAGCAAGTAAGGTCACTCGTTTGGAAATCAAATTATTGGATAATAATACTTTGGCTTTAGTTCAGACTTGGAAAGCACCTGTTGCAGAGAGTAAGTTGAGCCTTTTCAACTTGCAATGGCAACCCAAAGAGGCTGTTGTGGTATACAATGAGAATATTGTAAAACCTGACTCTATGAGTGAAGAGGAATTTGCTGATTTAAAGTCATTGATGTATCCTCGTATGAGAGAGTATCGTCTGTCAGCAGAGAATAACTCGTTGTCAGTAAGTTGGAACTACCCTTTGCTGTCAAAGAAAGATGTAAAGCGGGTTGCAGACTTATTGAAGATGCAGGTTGTTAACTGGACAGGAAAAGACTTTCGATAGAAAAAAAAGATGGCACATTTGGCGGTTTCTGATAAAATCACTACTTTTGTGCTCATATATTAATAGTTTATAGCATGAATTTGAAGGTACGTTTAGCGTTGATGAACTTCTTAGAGTTCGCAGTGTGGGGAGCTTATTTGACCTCTATGGGTCGCTATCTTGGCAATATCGGTATTGGAGCTGAGATTGGTTATTTCTATTCAATGCAGGGTGTGGTTTCAATCTTTATGCCTGCTTTGATGGGTATTGTGGCCGATCGTTGGATTCCAGCTCAGCGTTTGTTAGGCTTCTGTCATTTGCTTGCGGGTTTATTTATGTTTGCTACAGCTGGCTATGGTTTGAGCATTGGTGACCATGCAGAGTTCTCTACCATCTTCACGCTTTATTCACTTTCTGTTGCCTTCTATATGCCAACATTGGCTCTAACAAACTCTGTTGCTTATAGTGCTTTGAGTAATGCAGGTATGGATACGGTGAAGGCATTTCCACCTATCCGCGTGTTCGGTACGATAGGTTTCATCCTTACCATGTGGCTTGTAGACATTTTGGGTTTTCAAAGCAATCAAAATCAATTTATTACCTCTGGTGTAGTAAGTATCATTCTCTTCCTTTATACCTTTACATTACCAAAGTGTCCCGTTAGTAAGGGGACTGAAAAGAAGAGTTTTGTGGATGCTTTTGGCTTACGTGCTTTTGCTCTTTTCAAGGAGAAGAAGATGGCTATCTTCTTTATTTTCTCAATGTTATTGGGTGTGA from Prevotella melaninogenica includes the following:
- a CDS encoding nucleoside permease; its protein translation is MNLKVRLALMNFLEFAVWGAYLTSMGRYLGNIGIGAEIGYFYSMQGVVSIFMPALMGIVADRWIPAQRLLGFCHLLAGLFMFATAGYGLSIGDHAEFSTIFTLYSLSVAFYMPTLALTNSVAYSALSNAGMDTVKAFPPIRVFGTIGFILTMWLVDILGFQSNQNQFITSGVVSIILFLYTFTLPKCPVSKGTEKKSFVDAFGLRAFALFKEKKMAIFFIFSMLLGVSLQITNSFANPFLFSFGAQPEFANSFGVQHANILISLSQVSETCCILLIPFFMRHYGIKNVMLIAMFAWVLRFGLFGVGNPGFPGILMFVISMIVYGVAFDFFNISGSLFVDNSTEPALRSSAQGLFMLMTNGIGATVGTLAAQAIVNAYTYPQNVGSDILTVGDWQSCWFIFAGYAFVVGVLFAVIFRPRRA
- a CDS encoding DUF3256 family protein; protein product: MKKTLIIICFLTCWLCVSAQSLREVWIEMPDSVLPYLSKSQRTELVDYVDMKADPAVLNVFGDSVRIERMTNNYLLVKASKVTRLEIKLLDNNTLALVQTWKAPVAESKLSLFNLQWQPKEAVVVYNENIVKPDSMSEEEFADLKSLMYPRMREYRLSAENNSLSVSWNYPLLSKKDVKRVADLLKMQVVNWTGKDFR